The genomic DNA CACGGTATACACCGGATCGGCTGAAATCGGACAGGGATCGGACACGACCATGGCCATGATCGCGGCGGAGGTATTGGGTATTCCCCTTGCCGACGTGCGCGTCGAGTCCGGCGACACCGACTATTCCGTGGACCTCGGGGCCTACTCGTCCAGGCAGACGCTGATGACGGGCCATGCGACCCGGGAGGCGGCCGAGGACATCAAACGACAGATTGTCGAGGTCTTGGCGGAAGAACTCGGACTGGACGTGGAAGCCGTGAAGTTCCGTCGCGGCAAGGTGGAATTTCAGGGCGTGGACGTGGACATCGCTCCTTTGAGAACCCGTTATATAAGAGAGCATCGCGGGTGGAGCCAACAGCCGGAGGGGCCTGAATTGACGTTTCTCGAAGCGGCTCGGATGGCGTACCTGAAAAAAGGCACCATCGTGGGCACGGGGAAGTACAAGCCGCCGACGCTGGGCGGGAAGTTCAAAGGCGCCACGGTGGGTACTTCACCAGCCTACGGCTGCTCGGCGCAGGTGGTCGAGGTATCCGTGGACACGGAAACCGGGCAGGTCTTCGTCGAGTCCATCACCGATGCGCACGACTGCGGAAAGGCCATCAATCTCACCTCCGTGGAAGGCCAGATGGAGGGCTCGATCTCCATGGGTCTCGGGGAGGCCCTTTTCGAGGAGGTGAAGTTCGACGATCAGGGGAGGATCCTCAACGCCTCGTTGGGGGAATACCATATCCCGACCATACTCGACGTGCCGGAGATGAAATGCATTGTGGTCGAGAGCAACGAGCCCAACGGGCCTTTCGGCGCCAAAGAAGTAGGCGAGGGGGCTATCATGCCCACCATACCCGCCATATTGAACGCCGTACGGGACGCCGTAGGAGTGGCCATACAGGAACTGCCTCTCACCCCGGAACGCGTTTTGATGGCCATTAAAGAAAAGGAAAAAGAGGAATCGTAATACAGAGGCTATGTCGAAAAACAAAAGACCCTCACCCCGGCCCTCTCCCAGCGGGAGAGGGAGCCCTACACTCCCGCTCCGGCACAATTCCCCTCGCCCCCGGTACGGGGGAGCGGGTCAGGATGAGGGGGCGTATCCGGACAATCTCAGCCGATCGGTAGCTTTTCCGGGTGCTTCCGGCATAAGAACGTCCGATCTCCCTTCCAAGTAGTTATTTGTCTCCCAAATACCGGGATGATCCATTGAAGCGGGTTGCTGGACATCCCTTTTTATACCCGGAGACGGTGAGACTCATTTCTTCAATTCTTCCTCCCGCAGCCTTCTTCGGAGCACTTTACCCACAAGGGAGGTGGGCAGGCTGTCCTTGAATTCGATTTGGCGGGGGCGTTTGTACCCGGTCATCCGGGATTTGCAGTAATCGAGGATTTCCTGTTCGGTGGCCCGGGTGTCCGGCTTTAGCTGGATGAAGGCTTTGACGGCCTCTCCGGAATGCGGGTCCGGAACGCCAATCACAGCGGCCTGGGCCACTTTCGGATGGGAGAAGAGCACTTCCTCGATATCTCTGGGAAACACGTTGAACCCGCCCACAATAATCATATCCTTCTTGCGGTCTGTAATGACGAGGAATCCGTCTTCGTCCACGTGGCCGATGTCCCCGGTCAAGAAGAAGCGCTTGCCGTCGAACTCGCGGAATGCTTCTGCGTTGGCTTCCGGTTTGTTCCAATAGCCCAGCATGATCTGAGGGCCGGCGAGGGCGATTTCCCCGTCTTCGCCCTGCGCGAGTTCGCGGATACTCTCCTCGAGGTCCAGGATCTTAACGTCCGCCCCGGGCAGCATCATGCCCACCGTCCCGACTTTGCGGTGTTCGATGTTGGTAGGATTGGCCGCGACGGCCGGAGCGGTTTCCGTCAGGCCGTATCCCTCGAAGATGACGGCCCCGGTCTTTTCCTCGAACTGTTTGAGCACTTCCACGGGCAGGGGTGCGGCAGCGCTGGCGCAGCAGGCTACGGAGGAAAGATCATAGTCATCGATGCGGGGGTGGTTCAGAAGAGCGGAGAACAGCGTGGGTACGCCGACGATGATGGTGACTTTCTGTTTTTCAATGGTTTTGAGCAGTTCGGTGAACGGCGGCTTGCCCGCCTTGGGATCCGGCGCGCAGACCAGGCGGGAAGCGGTGACGGCGCTCATAAGCAGGCAAACGGTCATGCCAAAACTGTGGTACCAAGGCAGCGCGCCCAGAAAGGTATGCGCTCCTCCCTTTTGGGCTTTCTCGAAGGGCGCGCCGGGTTTGGAAGGAAATCGCGTCCATTCCTCGAGACACATCAGATCGCACAGCAGGTTGGCGTGGCTCTGCATGGCTCCTTTCGGGACCCCGGTCGTGCCGCCGGTATAGATGAGGAGAGCCGGGTCCCCAAGGGGATCGATCCGGACTTGCGGCGGTTGGGGCCGGGCGTTTCGAAGGACCTGCTCGTACAAAAGATGACCCGGTTCGTGATGAGCCGCCTTGGGAATTTTGCCCAAAAGCGATCCCAAAAATCCTTTGATCTTCGGCAGGTGAGACTTCACATTACAGATGACCACGGTCTCCACGTCCGTATGTTTCATGGCTTCGAGTGCAATGGGATAGAATCCGGGATGGTCCATAAGGAAGATGGCTCGTGCGCCGGAATCCTCGAGCTGGTAGTGGAGTTCTTCCGCCTTGTAAAGCGGGTTACAGGTCACGGCTATCGCGCCGGCCTTGAGTACGCCGAAAACGATTTCAGGATAATGGGGCAGGTTCGGCAGAAAGACGGCGACCCGATCTCCATGTCGGATGCCCCGTGAAGCCAGGAAGTCGGCCAGGCGGTCGGCGGAATCCTTTACCTCCGCGTATGTGCGGCCGGCGTCGCTGAACAGGGTATAGACCGCGTTCGGATAATCCCGCGCGGCGTCGTCGAGAACGGTAAACAAAGGCTTCTCGTAGCCCCTGATTTCGTGAGGCACGCTTTCGGGCCAGTGCGACCCATGCCAAGGTTTGGTAGTCATCGGAGTCTCCCCCATCGAGTTGGTTCGTTGCGTTTCAACGCTTATCCGGCGTCCGGAAAATCGGACCTTTCCGGCATTTTTATACCACTGCGGAGGCTTGAATGGTAGAAGAGATACGAAAGAACGGGCTACGGGTCTATTTAGTTAAACGATGGTGACGCATGTTGACTCTGCCGGAATGGAAACCATTGGAAAGGAGCGTAGACATATGATCGCCAAACCCGCGTTCTCTAAGTCTCCAAGCTACGTGGAACGATATCCGGAGGTCTCCTTCGGGCTGGCATTGATTCCCGGCTGCAGAAACGTGGAGCATCCTCCGGGTTTCAAGGCCCATAAGAAAAAGCTGCTTCGAACGATGAGAAAGAGGGAGACTCTGGCCGGGATTACCGACCGCATTCGTATGTACGAGACGTTTTTCGA from Deltaproteobacteria bacterium includes the following:
- a CDS encoding long-chain fatty acid--CoA ligase → MTTKPWHGSHWPESVPHEIRGYEKPLFTVLDDAARDYPNAVYTLFSDAGRTYAEVKDSADRLADFLASRGIRHGDRVAVFLPNLPHYPEIVFGVLKAGAIAVTCNPLYKAEELHYQLEDSGARAIFLMDHPGFYPIALEAMKHTDVETVVICNVKSHLPKIKGFLGSLLGKIPKAAHHEPGHLLYEQVLRNARPQPPQVRIDPLGDPALLIYTGGTTGVPKGAMQSHANLLCDLMCLEEWTRFPSKPGAPFEKAQKGGAHTFLGALPWYHSFGMTVCLLMSAVTASRLVCAPDPKAGKPPFTELLKTIEKQKVTIIVGVPTLFSALLNHPRIDDYDLSSVACCASAAAPLPVEVLKQFEEKTGAVIFEGYGLTETAPAVAANPTNIEHRKVGTVGMMLPGADVKILDLEESIRELAQGEDGEIALAGPQIMLGYWNKPEANAEAFREFDGKRFFLTGDIGHVDEDGFLVITDRKKDMIIVGGFNVFPRDIEEVLFSHPKVAQAAVIGVPDPHSGEAVKAFIQLKPDTRATEQEILDYCKSRMTGYKRPRQIEFKDSLPTSLVGKVLRRRLREEELKK